The genomic DNA GAGCCCTCTTAAAATCAAGTGTTTGTAGGATCCATTTTAACACCTGCTGATgtggagagggggaaggggaggcctGGGAGGCCCCTGTCAGATGCTGCACCAGCCTGGTGGGGCTTACCTCCGTTGTGACTTCTCGCTCGGCCATGAGATCAGTCTTGTTGCCCACCAAGGCTATCACGATCTCGTCGTGGAGGAACTCCttctccagctcctgcagccacAGCTTGGCCCTGCTCAGGGTTTCCTGCAGGGATGGACCAAAATGCCTGGCAGAAGCACCTAGCTTTCGCACAAGCCCACAGCCGGTCTGCCTCTGCCAGGATAAGCCCATGGATTGGGCACTTGGATGCCTGCCCAGGAGCCAAGCGCAGTGCCGTCCCTGTGGTCCTGGGTTTCCAGTGTGGCAGAGCTGCTGGCCTCTTCCCAAAAACCTCCTCCCCGTGGCCTCCTTCCTCGGCAGCGGCTCCGCTGCGCCTTGGCGCTCACCTTGCTAGTGATGTCGTACACGAGGAGGGCGGCGTGGGCGCCCCGGTAGTAGAGGTGGCAGACGCTGTGGTACTTCTCCTGGCCCGCCGTGTCCCAGATCTCCAACCGGACGGTGGCAGCCTCCAGGCAGAGGGTCTGTGTGAGGAACGCACCTGCCAACGAGACGTGGGGACTGCATGTTGGCTTACAGCAGAGCCAGCAGTTTGCAGTCCTGGGCTCTCCTCTGCCAGGTCTTTGGGCACCAGCTGGGCCCTTGACCTCTGTGCCTGCCTTGTCTTCCTAGGGCCCTGCTCAAAATCTGGGGATATCATGCAAAATGAATGTGTAAAATGCCTAAGTGCTGGTTTTAGCGTGTGCGTAGGCCTGAGAGAGGTTGGAGCCAGAGCAGGGCTCTTGCAGCTCTCGGGATGGCTTTCTTCTGGCCATGAGCTTGTGCTTGTATGTGCGTGTCCTGCTCATGGCATCCGTCCTCCCCTTTCACTCCTGATGTGCACCCAATTTAGCAAAGAGACGGATCATCTAATAAACTTCTGCCCGGCTTTGAAACGATTAGAGGGGGCCTCTGCTGATACTACCTGGCATCACTCCAAGACTTGGGCATTTCCAAGTCTGGCGCCATGCCAGCGAAGCTCTAAATATTTGCTGCTTCCTACCAAAACCTTATATGTATGAAAGGAACCTCACAGAGCAGGTATCAGACTTGAGGAAAAATGGGACAAGAATCTTTTTCCCCTCAAGAAAGTACCTGCTGAAAGAAGCCCCTTGCATTTAGCTTAGGAAATGAGGTTTCTACTAAAAAAGGGACATGCACTGGGTCTGCTCTCCTGTCCAGAGCCATCAATCTACCGAAGCCACTCACTCACATCCCATGGTGGGCAGCGATTCCTTGAAGTCATTTTTCACGTAGCGATAGGCGAGGCTCGACTTCCCCACCGACGTGCTCCCCAGGAGGACCACCTTGTAGATGTAGGTGGGGTGAGTCCTGTCCAGGGAGGTGCCAGCCATCACTTCTGGCGTTGCTCTCTGCTCCGTGTCCTGCAAGGGAACCAGCTCCATTCAAAATAGACCTGCCCTGATCCCGGGTCCCTCGGCTGAGCCTCCTATGTGAAGTTCCTACTGGTGGTAGTAGGGCAAGGGGGGGGTTATTTAATTAGGATAGATAAAACTGTCGGTATCCTGAATCAAGTTTAATACCTCAGTCTGCCGCTATCTCAACTGCTAGTTACAACCAGAGGGGGGAGATATTTAGGTAGAAACTTGATGGAAGAGACTTTCTTGGATGTAGATGAGATTCAGCTGGGTGCACCTGACTTAAGgtgaggacaggctggagagagttAATGGTAGGGGGAAGAGCACCTATGGATGTGACTTGCTCTCGAACACCCATCCTCCCGCAAAGTCCCAGCCCTGGAGGCAGCATGGTCTGCAATGCATCGGGAGCGGGAAAAGCTCTGATGTGATGCGCTTATTATGGGACCTGGACAAAAGTTATCCTCGGAGAAGTAAAGGGAAGCTGCGGGTGAGCTCAGGCAGGGAGGGGATGCTTGCCCAGGAGATGCCGCAGCCGCACGTGCTGCGGGTTGCTAGCGGGGCACCGCGGAGGATCTGCCCCTCAGCAGGGGGTTCGTTACCTTGCTCTGGGCAGGAGTCGAGGCGCTGCGCCCGCTTCCGGCTAGGGAGAGCTGCGTCCCCCCCTCTCTTCTGCCGGCTGCTATTATAAATACCGTTTCCTACAAGTGCCTCTTCTCCGAAATGTCAAGTCAAATGATGAAATTACCCAATCACCCGCAGAAATGTCTCGATTACACACCATTTGGACAAATTAGCGATGAGATTTTCCTACTCTGCCTTGATTGCAACTTCATTCCTTCTCTTCCTGCGAAACACTTTTCCAAGGACTGAAGAAAAACCCCGAACCTGACTCCAAAAGCCGCGAGGACACCAGAATGCACCCCAAAAGACTTCTCATTCTCCTGCGCTGCGGATTGAGAAAATCTGGCCGGACCGAGACCACGAAGCCTCATGCCCGCGTGACGGCCGCACCGGGCAGCGTGACTCAGTGTCACCCCGCTGGAGCTGCGTCGCGTTGCGATACGGGATGGCAGGGCGCCGCGGCAAGAAGATGCATCTGGGTGAAGATACGCGGTAGCAGCGCGGAAGTGCCCTGCTCGACCCTCTGCCCTTGGCCTCGCGCAGCCCCAGCCTCACCTACCAGGGACGCGGGTACCTGTCCGGCGGCAGGTCCCCGTTTCTGATGCTGACACAGCCCACGGGGAGGTGAAGGTAACTTCCCCCATGGGTGACTATCCGATGGTAATTTCCTAACCCCTCCTGCTCATGGCAAGCTTGTGCCCCGAGCGGCGAGTTCATACCTGGCGCCAGTCTCCCCGGCGTCCAACAAAAGCCCCTTGTTTCCCTGAGCTTCTCCTTTaaccccctgcctcctccctgcagtCAGGCAGGCTCCAGACCTttaattttcctcttttcccaGCTGGTTCCTCCCCTGTTATCGCAGGTGGGGGCTGGTCCAAAGCAGGGCAGTGCAGGTGCTTCGGTCGTGGTGAGGGCTCTGCTCCCTTGGAGTCAAAGGCACCATGCTCGATCTTCGTGCAGGGAACCTTAAAGAGCCTGGTCTGTGATCATGCGTAGCACTTAAacactgcctcttctgtgcaATTATGGCTGAGGCATTAAGCATGTGACTGCAGAAAAGCCAGGTGGTGGAGGCTGGAGAGGAGCAAGTGCGATATTGCCCAAAATAGCTTATATTACCACCTAAAACCACTCCTGTGTATGTAGTCCAAGTTCCCAGTCCCATGTGAGCTTATACATTTCGTTCCTGCGTTCGTTTTCCGCTTTCTCCCTGCTGTTGGAAACACTAAAAGTATTCCTAGGCACTGGCTGAACTGGAGTTGACAGCTTTAAATGGAGGTGGGTTTTATCCCCTTAAAAATAGGGAGCAAAATCTTCTCCGCCAGCTAGGACAGTCCAGTGCCGGAGAGCTGGATCTGTTAGTGTGGCACAGCTTGTCTGTCATTCGTGGTGGTTTATTACTTCTTTCaagcaggaaaaagaggaaacctCCTGCGCAGAGTCTGGCAGCATTAGTCTGCTCTTTCTGGTATTTATTACGTACCTTTGCCTCTTTCAGGACTGGAAATAAGACTGTTGCACTAGCTGCCCTAGTTAATATTTCATAAAACTACATGGAAGCAAGAAGCAACATAAAACACCTGAGATAGTCTGGCTTTTAAACTTCATTATTCACTATTTCActctgctgcttcttaaaatacaTCTGAAAGCTATCTCAATTTAACCCTTGAAGACCCAGGCAGGTCCACTGGACTGGGTTTAGGGTGAAGGGAAAGCTAAGCCCGGTCCAGTGGACCTGCCCAGGTTCAATGTAAAGAGCTGGAGAAGATCAGCCTAGACAGGCATTGCTCTTCAACTGCCTGCAAAAATCCTGTTGGCAGATTTAGTCTCTAGGCATAGTTTAATATTTTGTGACAGCTGTGACTAGCTGCTTCTAGATAGGGACACGGAGAAGGTTAGTACTGAAATGGCTGCGATTAAGCTCGTTTCTCACTTTCCACTTGAGGGTGAAGCATCTCTGCACCCATGAAATTGTGTCCGGGGGGCAGGTGCCCCCCGTCTCCTGTCTGAACCTCTCCTCCCCGTAGGCAATGGGCTGCGGAGCTGCACCAAGACAGGTCCGATGGGCACTAACCGCCTTCCCCTGTGGAGGCCGCTGGTTTAACGTAAACCAGCGCGAAGGTAATCTGTTTGCTGCATACGCAATGCTTTCGTGTTAATGCTCCAGCACGTGGTCAGGGCTATTGCACTTGAACTCGCTGGCCTGACTACCCCCAGGCTGGAGCCTGACCAAGCTGTGGATCAGCGTGACTCAGTTGTTTGCAATTAGCAGGAAAAGGAGGACTTTATCTAAGGAGCATCCTTTCAAACTAATGTTTTACAGGCATAACCACTGGCAATAAAAGAAAGACATGAGGTGGCTGGAATGTGACAGCAAGGACTTGTCTTTTACCACTCAATAAAATAATCTCTCTGCCCTGTTGTTAACCTTGGTGAGGGATGTGGGGGGAGATCCTGGTATGTTTACTACCAGAAGGATAAGCCCTTTATTTCTATATTATATTAAAGAGGACactagtttaaaaatatatatatacctgcCGGGATGAAGCCATTGAGAAGTGGTATTTAGAATTTCATTTAACTTCCTGGGATACTGATGTCTAAGCCTTTCTAAATCAGAAGCTCTAAGATCATGTAGGGGTTTTcgtttgtgttttggttttgctccccAGATAGCGGTCACGCATTGAAGTTAAATTTGGTATTAAGCTCAGAGGCTGTCACTTGTTTTTGCAAGTCTCCTCCTCACCTGAGAAAGCTCCTGGCAGTGTTAGCGTAGGCGAGCGGCTGCTTCGAGGGCTCCCTTAAGCAAAGGTTACTAGGGGATACAAAACCCGAACTGCAAAGGCACTTTAATGCGCCAACGCTGCTAGATTTGCATAGCACTGATTTCTCAGCACAATCTGTTCCCCGTGAAGCCGAAGGGGAACAGATTTGGGGTCATTAAACAGCCAAGCAGAGCGAGCTACAGAAATAAGGCAGCGATAACCCGCGGCAGCCCCGGTGGGGACTTCTTGGGTGAGACCTCTGCGATGGCGCTTTCATGCTGGCTGTGAGGATGCAGGTGTCGGCGCTGCGCTTCGTTAGCGATAGGTAATGGATAATCTGGGATTTTTCCCCTTGGGTGAAGCGCCCGCCACTTGCTCGGCTGCGGCTGGTTGCATGGGACCGGCTGGACCCCCTCGATGGGCGcccagcgcggccccggggctgggaTCCGAGGCTGCTTTTAAGCAGGAAGATCTAGATCCCAGCACCTTTCCCCGGGGCGATCCCCGGGCAGGGGCCGCATTTACCTTTCCGAAGCCTCCGGCGGTTCCCagcggcggggaaggggccggCGGTGGGAGCCGTCCTGGCCGGCAGCGCCGGCTGCCTGGGCTGCGACGTTTCCTCCGGGGAGGCCGATAAAAGCGAAACTCAGGCGGGTGCTGGTGGCTGCCCCGGCTCGGGGCCAAAGTTGAGGCAGGACCAGGAACCGGTGAACCTTCAACCCGTGCGCGGCCGCCCGGCTCCGCTTCCAGCCTCATCCCCCTTTGGGTGCGGCGGCACGGCGGGTGTTCCCCCAAACCTCTGCCGCTGCTTTCGCAGGTGCAATCGTGTCCCACGGTGGAGATTTGGGGGCCGGGGAGGTGCAGACGCAGCGAGCGAAAACGAAGCGCTCGGGCCTTTACtgccttttaattaaaataatagctgGTTGTCACGGGCGGCTGGGGCTGGCTGCTTTGTCCAAGGCTGTTGTGTGCTAGAGCTCTTATCTTAATAGGGAAAAAGCATGGCATGTTCATGTGTTGGGATAACCGGTCTGGAGGGAGAACAAACAGGAAGATCtgcaggtaattaaaaaaaaaaaaagaaaaaaactaaatgaAAGTAGCTCTTGTATTTTTATCGCTAGTCTCCTACTTAATGTCTTGCCTTCAAGCACCAACTCTTACAGAAGGGAAAGACTTTATAAAAAATATTAGCCCTAATGCATATCAGGAGCAGGGTGAGAAGCAGGAATCCTAAaaacaagcttaaaaaaagaaaaaaagatgttccCAGTTGTGAAATGAAGAGCATCTTGTGACTTCCCGGGTTCGACTTGCTGGAGCTCCCTTACTTCCCATTTCTACGCTGTAATGCTGTTTGTAGGTGCCAAAGCATCACCTTCCCGAGTCTTCCCCGTCGCCTTTATGCAGAGGCTAGAAGAGGTTTTGGGGATCCTTTGAAGAGTCCTACCAACCCTCTGAAAACCCGAACTGTCTGCAGCTGGTGCGATTTTCTGAGCACAGCAGCAGTGTAGGTGCTCCCACCCCTCTCCCGTAACTCACTTTACAAGACGGTGCTGTGCACTGAGCTGGCTTAAAGCGGTATTTTCTCAGTTCCTCAGCGGGGCTCTCGGCACGACCCCGTGAGCAGTCGCGTTGGCACAGGGGAGGGGTGGAAAGGTGTTTCCGGGTGCGGGCAGGAATGAGCTGCTGAGGACGTGAATATTTTAAGCTGGGATTGCTGCAGGACACTTCCCATCAGGAGCATACAGCTGGGTGGCTCCAACAGAGAGCCCATGTGTACCAGTATAGTCAGGATGCTCATTGGCCCAGGGGATTCAAATCACTACcaaaatttgctttcattttttgagGTATGTTCCCCATCTGCACAGACCTTATGCCTATAACGCTATTTGAGCATCTCACCCATGAGCGATGCCGAAAGATGGTCTGATCCCATCCACCTTCTCCTTTTGAGCCTCGCAGCTGTGGTATTGTCTCACGCCTAAACCAGGCACCTAATTTTGGATAGAAAACTAGGCTCTCAGCCCTGGCTGGAAGGCTTTACGAGGCCTTCTGAAAGAATTGCTTTGTAGTTGCTAAGAGAAACTGAATTTCCAAATTGCTCTGCTGCATAAGCACCTGTATCATACTGATTTTTTCGTGTTAGTCTCGTCTGTCCGGGCAGATGTTTAGTGAATGCTTATGTTGTCATGCTTGTGTTAAAACGAACCCGTGTAAATGAGGCACCTGCACAAGGCGCTGTGGGTCTGGCTGGGGTAAATGCCCCTGTGTCCTTCAGAGCTGGGGGAACTGAGCCCCTTGCGTGGGCTGGGACATCGACCTCCTGCACGGGCCCTTCTCCAGCTCTCGGTGAGCCAGGCCCCACTAGAGGGCACAGCTCATCTACGATTGAAGAGCACAGGAGTATCTGCTCCTGAGGCTCGTTTCTGAAGCTGGGCAGCAGGCAGTAAGATGGGCTGAGGTCTGGCTTAGCATCTCTTCCTCCAGAATTGCAACCCCCTGGTAACCTGGAACAAGACTACAACCAGTTTGGGAGGGCTCCCTTCTCCGGACAGGGCCTAAACCTTTGTGaccatttttttcctgatgttctcACAGCAGAGTTGTTTCCCAGAATTTTATGATAAGCTTTGCAGTGTTTAGAAGCTGGAGCTCTTTTGCACCAGATCTTGGCCCAGTTGCCTCCTCCTCGAGCATGCAAACATCCCGCCATCCCCGATGGAGGATCAGACCTCTTTTGGCAGTGGCTGGTTTGCAAATAAAGACTGTGGCTACATCTAAACTGGACCGGCAGAGCCCCCAGAGTGTGACATACCCCTAGCAGAGACGCTTTGTGTGTGCCTTGCTTGACCATGTCTGTGCAGCGTAGTGGGTTTGAGTTTCTTACCCAAAATAGACTTTGCTGGTCAAAACTGGCCTTTAGTTGTTTTCCTGAGGTTAGGGATTGCATTTCATTTCATGCTTGCTTCTGCTTACACCACAAGACTTTGTAGTACAGGCTTGGCCACAGGGGTGATAGGGCTCAGATAGTCTAGCCCAGCATGGCCTGAGACTTGGAAACTACCTGTAGAAGTTCTCCCGTTGCTCCTTTCTCGGCCCTTCTCTTTGATTTTGACTGGAGGAAATTGAAGCGTTTCAATAGTGCACGGGAATAGCAGAACAAGTCGAGATAAAGCTTCTAGAGAGTAAACGCATAAGAATAATCCCAATAATCTCTTATTTCTGGTTCTGCCACCGGCAGAACTTGGGCAGAACTGGTAACTTTGGGCAAGTCGCCTCTTCCTCGCTGT from Apteryx mantelli isolate bAptMan1 chromosome 6, bAptMan1.hap1, whole genome shotgun sequence includes the following:
- the RAB17 gene encoding ras-related protein Rab-17 isoform X1, which encodes MAGTSLDRTHPTYIYKVVLLGSTSVGKSSLAYRYVKNDFKESLPTMGCAFLTQTLCLEAATVRLEIWDTAGQEKYHSVCHLYYRGAHAALLVYDITSKETLSRAKLWLQELEKEFLHDEIVIALVGNKTDLMAEREVTTEEGEEFAKSKNLLYMETSAKSNYHVSEVFTAVAQELVAREGEKAAVQRPAPTDLQEPRGSGPRCCQL
- the RAB17 gene encoding ras-related protein Rab-17 isoform X2 — translated: MTSRNRCPPWDVSAFLTQTLCLEAATVRLEIWDTAGQEKYHSVCHLYYRGAHAALLVYDITSKETLSRAKLWLQELEKEFLHDEIVIALVGNKTDLMAEREVTTEEGEEFAKSKNLLYMETSAKSNYHVSEVFTAVAQELVAREGEKAAVQRPAPTDLQEPRGSGPRCCQL